One segment of Brassica napus cultivar Da-Ae chromosome C3, Da-Ae, whole genome shotgun sequence DNA contains the following:
- the LOC106378383 gene encoding uncharacterized protein LOC106378383 has translation MTIRVLAIGEGRDSESGDRDATMMDVGERARPPGDPPDAAASYASKVAGTNGGGMPVPESLIDNVFVSERLRVEFSNGEDGEPSITIEPEVLEAMNGMWKQCMIVRVLGRNIPISALSKKLRELWNPKGGIYLMVRAWSPEFDPLRDDIVTTLVWIRLTNIPVNFYHRSILMGIAKGLGKPVRVDLTTLKFERTRFVRVCVEVNLAKPLKGTFLINGERYFVAYEGLAEICSKCGIYGHLVHGCPRTIAERLAEVAIQSEAQSATRSPTRQEPIVQENGFTPARSSRRGTQILPRLVNGRTAEASGETDRNVQEIPRTGGIANIAISNKFGSLELDTDRSESREEIVSGEENKENQNMNIKRNENKEISQGKETLTFGGKVNIRKDSKMVNKEKWAGKKVVEGARGRPINLNNKPARGLVFGPTKGEVSLSESGKRLRVESLEAGRAGGAFRESVAEPRVTVKPLQLRDEELENPMDSTISEMEQRETEAQMEAQGDERILDLA, from the exons ATGACGATTAGGGTTTTGGCGATTGGTGAGGGCAGGGATTCGGAGTCGGGAGATCGTGATGCAACCATGATGGATGTGGGAGAGAGAGCGAGACCACCAGGGGATCCACCGGATGCGGCGGCCTCGTATGCATCCAAAGTGGCGGGTACGAATGGAGGAGGTATGCCGGTTCCAgagagtttgattgataatgtgtTTGTATCTGAGAGGCTACGAGTGGAGTTTTCGAATGGAGAGGATGGAGAACCATCGATTACGATTGAGCCGGAAGTTTTAGAAGCGATGAATGGGATGTGGAAGCAGTGTATGATTGTTAGGGTTTTGGGAAGGAACATCCCGATCTCTGCCTTGAGCAAGAAGCTAAGAGAGTTATGGAACCCTAAAGGAGGAAT TTATCTCATGGTGAGAGCTTGGTCGCCGGAGTTCGATCCGTTAAGAGATGACATCGTTACGACGCTGGTTTGGATCAGGTTGACAAATATTCCAGTGAACTtttaccatcgatcgatcctcATGGGTATTGCCAAGGGTTTGGGTAAACCAGTTCGTGTTGACCTGACCACATTGAAGTTTGAAAGAACAAGGTTTGTGAGAGTTTGTGTAGAAGTTAATCTTGCAAAGCCGTTGAAAGGGACATTCCTAATTAACGGAGAGAGATACTTTGTAGCTTACGAAGGGTTAGCTGAGATCTGTTCAAAGTGCGGAATTTATGGACACTTGGTTCATGGATGCCCAAGAACAATTGCGGAAAGATTGGCTGAAGTAGCTATACAGTCGGAGGCACAGTCAGCTACGCGATCACCCACTAGACAAGAACCAATAGTGCAGGAGAATGGTTTTACTCCGGCGAGGAGCTCAAGAAGAGGGACGCAGATACTGCCTCGACTGGTGAACGGCAGGACTGCGGAAGCCAGCGGGGAGACAGATAGGAATGTCCAAGAGATCCCGCGGACCGGGGGAATCGCAAACATTGCGATATCCAACAAATTTGGTAGTTTAGAGCTGGATACAGATCGAAGTGAATCAAGAGAAGAGATTGTGTCTGGCGAGGAGAACAAGGAGAATCAGAATATGAACATCAAAAGAAATGAGAACAAGGAAATTTCGCAAGGGAAAGAGACTCTAACCTTTGGAGGGAAGGTGAATATAAGAAAGGATTCGAAAATGGTGAACAAGGAGAAATGGGCTGGGAAGAAAGTAGTAGAAGGAGCACGAGGAAGGCccataaatttaaacaataaacCCGCTAGAGGTTTGGTGTTTGGGCCCACTAAAGGGGAAGTCAGTCTATCGGAGTCGGGGAAACGACTGCGAGTGGAAAGTTTGGAGGCAGGGAGAGCTGGGGGTGCCTTCAGGGAGAGTGTGGCAGAACCCAGAGTTACGGTAAAGCCATTGCAACTAAGAGATGAAGAGTTGGAGAATCCGATGGATAGTACCATTAGTGAGATGGAACAAAGGGAGACGGAGGCGCAGATGGAAGCGCAGGGGGACGAAAGGATTTTGGACCTCGCATAA
- the LOC106379633 gene encoding transcription factor bHLH25 gives MDISCNSEYNQLEYQMMTNFPTPEELNDILSLPSLQTMEPQLYSHQSPVVTTLNAEAAKQLKHRSYMNTTTNQCSSGFGEYGAMGNLQPKKEHTVLAQRNVSRGVSQARDHIMAERRRREKLSQRFIALSTIVPGLKKTDKASVLGGTIKYLKHLQDRVRFLEEQASQRTIESVVYLNKSRLSVADTELECIALPEIEARSSGINVLIRVHCERRKGVVEITMAEIEKLKLTVINSSVITFGSSSLHLTIISQMGEGFNITTKDVVTSIKSSLEAFMNANLV, from the exons ATGGACATTTCATGCAACTCTGAATATAATCAACTT GAATATCAAATGATGACGAACTTTCCTACACCCGAAGAGCTCAATGATATTCTCTCTTTACCATCTCTACAAACCATGGAGCCCCAACTCTACAGCCATCAGTCTCCAGTAGTAACCACGTTGAACGCAGAAGCTGCGAAACAACTCAAACATAGAAGCTACATGAATACTACTACGAACCAATGCTCAAGCGGGTTTGGTGAATATGGGGCTATGGGAAACTTGCAGCCCAAGAAAGAGCATACTGTATTGGCTCAGAGGAACGTGTCACGTGGGGTTTCGCAAGCAAGAGACCACATAATGGCTGAACGAAGACGCCGAGAGAAGCTGAGTCAACGCTTCATTGCTTTATCTACCATCGTCCCTGGACTCAAGAAG ACGGACAAGGCATCAGTGCTTGGGGGCACAATAAAGTACCTGAAACATTTGCAAGATAGAGTTAGGTTTCTTGAGGAGCAAGCCAGTCAGAGAACCATTGAGTCAGTAGTGTATTTGAACAAGTCGAGGCTCTCGGTTGCGGATACAGAGCTAGAATGTATTGCGTTGCCCGAGATCGAAGCTAGATCGTCTGGTATAAATGTTCTGATAAGAGTTCACTGTGAAAGAAGGAAGGGGGTTGTTGAGATCACTATGGCTGAAATTGAAAAGCTTAAACTGACCGTGATAAACAGCAGTGTCATCACTTTTGGATCCAGTTCCCTTCATCTCACCATTATTTCTCAG ATGGGCGAGGGATTCAATATCACTACAAAGGATGTTGTCACGAGCATCAAATCAAGCCTCGAAGCTTTTATGAATGCCAATCTCGTCTGA
- the LOC106381732 gene encoding proline iminopeptidase isoform X1 encodes MKLGHHIYILPSFSLPTYSCIRSFPPSPINLNLSFPVRKRATIRSMSDSIVVPQRRSLYPPIEPYNNGILKVSDTHTLYWEQSGNPDGHPVVFLHGGPGGGTSPNNRRFFDPEFYRIVLFDQVSPFLRFSFDTLNIIKTLSFVFLFFFSFQRGAGKSTPHACLEENTTWDLVNDIEKLREHLKIPEWQVFGGSWGSTLALTYSQSHPDKVTGLVLRGIFLIRKKEIDWFYEGGAAAIYPDAWEEFRDLIPENERGSLVDAYHKRLNSDDLETQYAAARAWTKWEMMTAHLLPNDGNIQKAEDDKFSLAFARIENHYFVNKAFFTSDSYLLENIDKIRHIKTTIVQGRYDVVCPMMSAWDLHKAWPEADLKIVGDAGHSANEPGIAAELVVANEKMKALVG; translated from the exons ATGAAATTAGGTCATCACATTTATATACTCCCGTCCTTCTCTCTACCCACTTACTCTTGTATTCGATCGTTTCCACCATCCCCGATCAATCTCAATCTCTCCTTCCCAG TAAGAAAACGCGCAACGATTCGCAGTATGAGCGACTCAATCGTAGTGCCTCAAAGGAGAAGCCTTTACCCTCCAATCGAGCCGTACAACAACGGGATTCTAAAGGTTTCAGATACTCACACACTCTACTGGGAGCAATCAGGAAACCCAGATGGCCAC CCAGTTGTGTTTCTTCATGGAGGTCCAGGAGGAGGAACATCTCCTAATAACAGGAGATTCTTTGATCCTGAGTTTTACCGGATTGTTCTCTTCGACCAGGTCTCGCCGTTTCTTAGATTTTCTTTTGACACTCTTAACATTATTAAAActctttcatttgtttttttgttttttttctccttccagAGAGGTGCAGGGAAGAGTACACCACATGCTTGCTTGGAGGAGAACACCACTTGGGACCTTGTCAATGACATTGAAAAACTCAGGGAGCATTTGAAAATTCCTGAATGGCag GTTTTTGGTGGATCTTGGGGTAGCACTCTAGCACTTACTTACAGCCAGTCCCACCCTGATAAG GTTACTGGTTTGGTCCTTAGAGGGATCTTTCTGATTCGGAAGAAGGAGATTGATTGGTTTTACGAGGGTGGTGCTGCTGCTATATATCCTGATG CATGGGAGGAGTTCAGAGATCTTATTCCAGAAAACGAGAGAGGTAGCCTTGTGGATGCATATCACAAAAGACTCAACTCCGATGATCTGGAAACTCAA TATGCAGCTGCGAGAGCTTGGACTAAATGGGAAATGATGACTGCTCATCTTCTTCCAAATGATGGAAACATTCAAAAGGCAGAAGATGATAAGTTTTCATTG GCGTTTGCAAGGATTGAAAACCACTACTTTGTTAACAAGGCGTTCTTTACCTCGGACTCATACTTGCTGGAGAATATTGATAAAATAAGACATATCAAGACCACCATTGTTCAG GGAAGGTATGACGTAGTTTGTCCTATGATGTCTGCTTGGGATTTGCACAAAGCATGGCCAGAGGCAGACCTCAAG ATTGTTGGTGATGCTGGACACTCGGCAAATGAGCCTGGAATCGCAGCAGAACTGGTGGTTGCAAATGAAAAGATGAAAGCTCTTGTGGGATGA
- the LOC106381732 gene encoding proline iminopeptidase isoform X2, with protein MKLGHHIYILPSFSLPTYSCIRSFPPSPINLNLSFPVRKRATIRSMSDSIVVPQRRSLYPPIEPYNNGILKVSDTHTLYWEQSGNPDGHPVVFLHGGPGGGTSPNNRRFFDPEFYRIVLFDQRGAGKSTPHACLEENTTWDLVNDIEKLREHLKIPEWQVFGGSWGSTLALTYSQSHPDKVTGLVLRGIFLIRKKEIDWFYEGGAAAIYPDAWEEFRDLIPENERGSLVDAYHKRLNSDDLETQYAAARAWTKWEMMTAHLLPNDGNIQKAEDDKFSLAFARIENHYFVNKAFFTSDSYLLENIDKIRHIKTTIVQGRYDVVCPMMSAWDLHKAWPEADLKIVGDAGHSANEPGIAAELVVANEKMKALVG; from the exons ATGAAATTAGGTCATCACATTTATATACTCCCGTCCTTCTCTCTACCCACTTACTCTTGTATTCGATCGTTTCCACCATCCCCGATCAATCTCAATCTCTCCTTCCCAG TAAGAAAACGCGCAACGATTCGCAGTATGAGCGACTCAATCGTAGTGCCTCAAAGGAGAAGCCTTTACCCTCCAATCGAGCCGTACAACAACGGGATTCTAAAGGTTTCAGATACTCACACACTCTACTGGGAGCAATCAGGAAACCCAGATGGCCAC CCAGTTGTGTTTCTTCATGGAGGTCCAGGAGGAGGAACATCTCCTAATAACAGGAGATTCTTTGATCCTGAGTTTTACCGGATTGTTCTCTTCGACCAG AGAGGTGCAGGGAAGAGTACACCACATGCTTGCTTGGAGGAGAACACCACTTGGGACCTTGTCAATGACATTGAAAAACTCAGGGAGCATTTGAAAATTCCTGAATGGCag GTTTTTGGTGGATCTTGGGGTAGCACTCTAGCACTTACTTACAGCCAGTCCCACCCTGATAAG GTTACTGGTTTGGTCCTTAGAGGGATCTTTCTGATTCGGAAGAAGGAGATTGATTGGTTTTACGAGGGTGGTGCTGCTGCTATATATCCTGATG CATGGGAGGAGTTCAGAGATCTTATTCCAGAAAACGAGAGAGGTAGCCTTGTGGATGCATATCACAAAAGACTCAACTCCGATGATCTGGAAACTCAA TATGCAGCTGCGAGAGCTTGGACTAAATGGGAAATGATGACTGCTCATCTTCTTCCAAATGATGGAAACATTCAAAAGGCAGAAGATGATAAGTTTTCATTG GCGTTTGCAAGGATTGAAAACCACTACTTTGTTAACAAGGCGTTCTTTACCTCGGACTCATACTTGCTGGAGAATATTGATAAAATAAGACATATCAAGACCACCATTGTTCAG GGAAGGTATGACGTAGTTTGTCCTATGATGTCTGCTTGGGATTTGCACAAAGCATGGCCAGAGGCAGACCTCAAG ATTGTTGGTGATGCTGGACACTCGGCAAATGAGCCTGGAATCGCAGCAGAACTGGTGGTTGCAAATGAAAAGATGAAAGCTCTTGTGGGATGA
- the LOC106381733 gene encoding DUF21 domain-containing protein At2g14520 isoform X1, producing the protein MAVEYECCESNFFVHILVIVLLVLFAGLMSGLTLGLMSMSLVDLEVLAKSGTPRDRKHAAKILPVVKNQHLLLCTLLICNAAAMETLPIFLDGLVTAWGAILISVTLILLFGEIIPQSVCSRHGLAIGATVAPFVRVLVWICSPVAWPISKLLDFLLGHGRVALFRRAELKTLVDLHGNEAGKGGELTHDETTIIAGALELSEKMVKDAMTPISETFVIDINAKLDRDLMNLILEKGHSRVPVYYEQRTNIIGLVLVKNLLTINPDDETQVKNVTVRRIPRVPETLPLYDILNEFQKGHSHMAVVVRQCCDKIHTLPSTDAANNENIVEVRLDVDDEKIPQEKKLKRRRSLQKWKSFPHRANSFKGRSRSKRWSKDSDADILQLNGDSLPKLAEEEEAVGVITMEDVIEELLQEEIFDETDHHFEDS; encoded by the exons atggCTGTGGAGTATGAATGCTGCGAGAGCAACTTCTTCGTACACATTCTCGTGATAGTGTTACTTGTCTTGTTCGCTGGGCTAATGTCTGGTCTCACTTTGGGTCTTATGTCCATGAGTCTCGTGGATCTCGAGGTCCTTGCTAAATCTGGCACACCCAGAGATCGCAAACATGCTG CAAAGATATTGCCAGTTGTGAAAAATCAGCACCTTTTGCTTTGTACTTTACTGATATGCAATGCAGCTGCTATGGAG ACGCTTCCTATTTTTCTTGATGGTCTTGTGACTGCTTGGGGTGCTATTTTGATTTCAGTGACATTGATTCTTCTCTTTGGTGAG ATTATACCTCAGTCCGTTTGTTCCCGTCATGGTTTGGCGATTGGTGCAACAGTGGCGCCGTTTGTTCGTGTTCTAGTCTGGATCTGCTCTCCGGTTGCATGGCCAATTAGTAAG CTACTGGACTTTCTACTTGGTCATGGTCGTGTAGCACTTTTCCGTAGAGCCGAGCTGAAAACACTTGTGGATTTGCATGGGAATGAG GCTGGTAAGGGTGGAGAGCTGACACATGATGAAACAACAATCATAGCTGGAGCTCTTGAGCTATCTGAGAAAATGGTTAAAGATGCAATGACACCAATCTCCGAGACTTTTGTGATTGATATCAACGCAAAACTAGACAG GGATTTGATGAATTTGATTCTTGAGAAAGGTCATAGCAGAGTCCCTGTATACTACGAGCAACGTACAAATATAATTGGTCTTGTTTTG GTGAAGAACTTATTGACTATCAATCCAGATGATGAAACGCAGGTCAAGAATGTCACCGTACGACGGATCCCAAG AGTTCCAGAAACCTTACCGTTATACGATATATTAAATGAGTTCCAGAAAGGTCACAGCCACATGGCTGTTGTTGTGAGGCAATGCTGCGACAAAATCCACACATTACCTAGTACTGACGCTGCTAATAATG AGAATATAGTTGAAGTAAGATTGGATGTGGATGATGAGAAAATCCCACAAGAAAAGAAGTTGAAGAGAAGGAGGTCACTTCAGAAATGGAAAAGCTTTCCACACCGAGCGAATTCGTTTAAAGGAAGGTCTAGGAGTAAGAGATGGTCCAAGGATAGCGATGCTGATATTCTGCAATTGAACGGAGATTCGCTGCCAAAGCTAGCCGAGGAGGAAGAAGCTGTTGGTGTCATTACAATGGAAGATGTCATTGAGGAACTTCTTCAA GAAGAGATATTCGATGAGACGGATCATCATTTTGAAGACTCGTGA
- the LOC106381733 gene encoding DUF21 domain-containing protein At2g14520 isoform X2, whose protein sequence is MAVEYECCESNFFVHILVIVLLVLFAGLMSGLTLGLMSMSLVDLEVLAKSGTPRDRKHAAKILPVVKNQHLLLCTLLICNAAAMETLPIFLDGLVTAWGAILISVTLILLFGEIIPQSVCSRHGLAIGATVAPFVRVLVWICSPVAWPISKLLDFLLGHGRVALFRRAELKTLVDLHGNEAGKGGELTHDETTIIAGALELSEKMVKDAMTPISETFVIDINAKLDRDLMNLILEKGHSRVPVYYEQRTNIIGLVLVKNLLTINPDDETQVKNVTVRRIPRKVTATWLLL, encoded by the exons atggCTGTGGAGTATGAATGCTGCGAGAGCAACTTCTTCGTACACATTCTCGTGATAGTGTTACTTGTCTTGTTCGCTGGGCTAATGTCTGGTCTCACTTTGGGTCTTATGTCCATGAGTCTCGTGGATCTCGAGGTCCTTGCTAAATCTGGCACACCCAGAGATCGCAAACATGCTG CAAAGATATTGCCAGTTGTGAAAAATCAGCACCTTTTGCTTTGTACTTTACTGATATGCAATGCAGCTGCTATGGAG ACGCTTCCTATTTTTCTTGATGGTCTTGTGACTGCTTGGGGTGCTATTTTGATTTCAGTGACATTGATTCTTCTCTTTGGTGAG ATTATACCTCAGTCCGTTTGTTCCCGTCATGGTTTGGCGATTGGTGCAACAGTGGCGCCGTTTGTTCGTGTTCTAGTCTGGATCTGCTCTCCGGTTGCATGGCCAATTAGTAAG CTACTGGACTTTCTACTTGGTCATGGTCGTGTAGCACTTTTCCGTAGAGCCGAGCTGAAAACACTTGTGGATTTGCATGGGAATGAG GCTGGTAAGGGTGGAGAGCTGACACATGATGAAACAACAATCATAGCTGGAGCTCTTGAGCTATCTGAGAAAATGGTTAAAGATGCAATGACACCAATCTCCGAGACTTTTGTGATTGATATCAACGCAAAACTAGACAG GGATTTGATGAATTTGATTCTTGAGAAAGGTCATAGCAGAGTCCCTGTATACTACGAGCAACGTACAAATATAATTGGTCTTGTTTTG GTGAAGAACTTATTGACTATCAATCCAGATGATGAAACGCAGGTCAAGAATGTCACCGTACGACGGATCCCAAG AAAGGTCACAGCCACATGGCTGTTGTTGTGA
- the LOC106381734 gene encoding protein trichome birefringence-like 13 — MATPPPPNKLSLFPLLSLLCFISIFFLLSLSKRASLSSPNTHRSSTVFPPKPDASRACDFSDGSWIYDPNPRSATYDGSCKEIFKGWNCARNNKTNALEISKWRWKPKDCDLPSFDPLKFLETHRDTNIGFVGDSLNRNMFVSLFCMLKTVTSDLKKWRPAGADRGFTFLRYNLTIAYHRTNLLARYGRWSANANGGEFEALGFKEGYRVDVDVPESSWAKAPIFHDILVMNTGHWWWAPSKFDPLKSPMLFFEGGRPILPPLPPVDGLDRVLSNMVNFVEKTKRPGGILFFRTQSPRHFEGGDWNHGGTCQRLQPLVPREVEELFSVRNNGTNVEVRLVNQHLYNSLENRSGFHVLDITQMSEYRADAHPATSGGKNHDDCMHWCLPGLTDTWNDLFVATLGRIKGL, encoded by the exons ATGGCTACTCCTCCTCCACCcaacaaactctctctcttcccTCTACTATCCCTCCTCTGCTTCATCTCCATTTTCTTCCTTCTCTCCCTCTCAAAACGCGCTTCCCTCTCCTCCCCAAACACCCACCGCTCCTCCACCGTCTTCCCCCCAAAACCCGACGCTTCCCGCGCGTGCGACTTCTCCGACGGCTCGTGGATCTACGACCCGAACCCCAGATCCGCTACGTACGACGGCAGCTGCAAAGAGATCTTCAAAGGATGGAACTGCGCCCGTAACAACAAAACCAACGCCCTCGAGATCTCCAAGTGGCGATGGAAGCCTAAGGACTGTGATCTCCCATCGTTTGATCCTCTCAAGTTTCTCGAAACTCATCGAGATACCAACATTG GATTTGTGGGTGATTCGTTGAATAGGAACATGTTTGTATCGCTCTTCTGCATGTTAAAGACTGTGACTAGTGATTTAAAGAAGTGGCGACCAGCTGGTGCTGATCGTGGATTCACGTTCCTGCGTTATAATCTGACTATTGCTTATCATCGGACTAATCTCTTGGCGCGTTATGGTAG GTGGTCAGCTAATGCTAATGGTGGCGAGTTCGAAGCTCTTGGCTTCAAAGAGGGATATAGAGTTGATGTTGATGTTCCAGAAAGCTCGTGGGCCAAGGCTCCAATCTTCCATGACATTCTCGTTATGAACACCGGGCATTG gtggTGGGCGCCATCAAAGTTTGATCCTTTGAAATCTCCTATGCTTTTCTTTGAAGGCGGCCGACCAATACTTCCTCCTCTACCTCCTGTGGATGGCCTGGATCGGGTTCTGAGCAACATG GTAAACTTTGTGGAGAAAACAAAGCGACCTGGGGGGATCTTATTCTTCCGGACACAATCACCTAGGCATTTTGAAGGAGGTGACTGGAACCATGGTGGTACTTGTCAAAGACTGCAACCTTTGGTACCTAGAGAA GTTGAAGAATTGTTTTCGGTGAGGAACAATGGAACAAACGTAGAGGTTCGTTTGGTGAATCAACACCTTTACAACTCCCTTGAGAATAGAAGCGGTTTCCACGTTTTGGACATAACTCAAATGAGCGAGTACAGAGCAGATGCTCATCCGGCAACATCTGGTGGAAAGAATCATGATGACTGTATGCATTGGTGCCTCCCGGGCCTGACCGACACTTGGAATGATTTGTTCGTCGCAACTCTCGGTAGGATTAAAGGTTTGTAA